Proteins encoded together in one Pelagicoccus sp. SDUM812003 window:
- a CDS encoding amidase: MNRLLKTIGIASLLLAGSAPLSAKTFDLSTATIADIIDATDAGALSSEKLVQLYLDRIEAYDKQGPKINSIFYLNEEALAEAKALDKERLNTGRRSPLHGIPVMVKDLIDVKGFPTTAGFKPFGYPMPERDAEVIRKLKEAGAIVLAKVATVNWYGNGGFDSEQHPTGWTLNPYNIEHSPGSSSNGTGASIAAWFATVGLGTDTGGSVQIPSSYSSLVGMVGTQGLVSRSGIVPRGPTQDRAGPMTRSVYDTAALFSVIAGWDVEDLTTADGIGYFPESDWAELLGTPSLEGKRIGVLREMIQDPSDPEVIERFEAAVQDLKDGGALVVDPILTGTNLREFSGSPITGTTHPYELVPASNAYLRRLGPDRPFETIQDMFEAAGMDIAHPRYVTAMSLPSPETIEDYQGRHKLRLALRELIEETIDKWQLDALVLPYRTLPPPAISTGRTSGDGDRNTLTSVTGLPGIIMPGGYTSENLPVGIQFVGKRFSDLDLLRVAYGYEAASQNRKPAESVPALPGEVFEY; encoded by the coding sequence ATGAACCGCCTCCTAAAAACAATCGGGATCGCTTCCCTCCTTTTGGCTGGAAGCGCTCCCCTGTCTGCCAAGACCTTCGATCTTTCGACCGCTACCATCGCCGACATCATCGACGCCACCGATGCCGGTGCCTTGAGCTCCGAGAAACTTGTCCAACTCTATCTGGATCGCATCGAGGCCTACGACAAGCAGGGACCGAAGATCAACTCGATCTTCTACCTGAACGAAGAGGCTTTAGCCGAGGCGAAGGCTCTTGATAAGGAAAGATTGAATACAGGCCGCCGATCGCCCTTGCACGGGATTCCGGTCATGGTGAAGGACCTCATCGACGTGAAAGGCTTTCCCACGACAGCGGGTTTCAAGCCTTTCGGCTATCCGATGCCTGAGCGGGACGCCGAGGTCATTCGCAAGCTCAAGGAGGCCGGGGCGATCGTGCTAGCGAAGGTTGCCACCGTGAACTGGTACGGCAACGGCGGTTTCGATTCGGAACAACACCCGACTGGCTGGACGCTGAATCCTTACAATATCGAGCACTCGCCCGGCAGCTCGTCCAACGGTACAGGCGCTTCCATCGCTGCCTGGTTCGCTACCGTGGGCCTGGGAACCGACACCGGGGGCAGCGTGCAAATCCCCTCCTCCTATTCCAGCCTCGTGGGCATGGTCGGCACGCAGGGTCTGGTTTCGCGCAGCGGCATCGTACCGCGCGGTCCCACCCAGGACCGGGCCGGACCGATGACACGTTCCGTCTACGATACCGCGGCCCTTTTTTCGGTAATCGCAGGATGGGATGTGGAAGACCTGACAACGGCCGACGGCATTGGGTACTTTCCCGAAAGCGACTGGGCGGAGCTGCTGGGTACGCCTTCTCTTGAAGGCAAACGCATTGGCGTATTAAGAGAGATGATACAGGACCCCTCCGATCCGGAAGTGATTGAGCGCTTCGAGGCTGCGGTGCAGGATCTGAAGGATGGCGGAGCCCTCGTCGTCGATCCCATTCTCACCGGCACCAACTTGCGCGAATTTTCGGGCAGCCCGATCACTGGCACCACCCATCCTTACGAGCTTGTCCCCGCGTCCAACGCCTACTTGAGACGCCTCGGACCGGACCGCCCTTTCGAAACGATTCAAGACATGTTCGAAGCGGCTGGTATGGATATCGCCCACCCGCGCTACGTGACCGCCATGAGCCTGCCGTCTCCGGAAACGATCGAAGACTACCAAGGACGCCACAAGTTGCGCCTCGCCCTTCGCGAACTGATTGAGGAAACCATCGACAAATGGCAGCTGGACGCCTTGGTCCTGCCTTATCGCACCTTGCCTCCTCCCGCGATTTCCACCGGCCGCACCAGCGGCGATGGCGATCGCAACACGCTCACCTCAGTGACCGGACTGCCTGGCATCATCATGCCGGGTGGATACACCAGCGAAAACCTGCCGGTCGGTATCCAGTTTGTGGGGAAGCGTTTCTCCGATCTCGATTTGCTTCGTGTCGCCTACGGATACGAAGCCGCCTCCCAAAACCGTAAGCCGGCCGAATCCGTGCCCGCTCTTCCCGGTGAAGTCTTCGAATACTAA
- a CDS encoding amidase — protein MKQEPLSLSKRSFLKSLGVGAIASTLATPRPSKAAFSYKPLPEKLLVAGIRESNDPEDELHFMSATKLASLIRSKQLSSTEAVQLFVDRIHKVNPYINAVVTPCFERAFDEAKKADELLAKGQSLGPLHGVPMTIKDSIDTEGVVSTGGTQGRSHFVPEKDATTVARLRGAGAILLGKTNTPEFTLGGVSGLNTTSNILFGMSRNPYNTKFSTYGSSGGAGAIVAAGGSGFDIGSDFGGSIRSPSHANGVAGLKPTTGRVPRTGHIVDYGGMFDSYQQLGPMCRKVEDIITLMPIISGPDHLDAIIHDVPMTDPSTVDISKLRVAYYLQQGAGGMRATSEVRDVVLKAARAMENAGCPVSEDTPPRILEAIDIRSELRNADGNAWQERLTKRYGTIVPGPSRRFDYPLVPMPRVTELLELQDEIKSEILTFMEDYDILLCPVRGFPVSEIGDPLDTRSHPGGSFTAIYNVTGYPAGVIRGGTDSNGVPIGFQVVGRPWADGVVMAAMSYLESQLGGYIKPNL, from the coding sequence ATGAAGCAAGAACCACTTTCGCTAAGCAAACGCTCCTTTCTGAAATCGCTAGGAGTTGGAGCGATCGCCTCCACGCTCGCCACCCCACGGCCGAGCAAAGCGGCTTTTTCGTACAAGCCCCTTCCTGAAAAGCTTCTTGTCGCTGGTATTCGCGAATCGAACGACCCCGAGGATGAACTGCATTTCATGTCCGCCACCAAGCTGGCTTCGCTCATTCGGTCTAAGCAACTCTCATCGACGGAGGCGGTTCAGCTTTTCGTGGATCGTATTCATAAAGTGAATCCGTATATAAACGCGGTGGTCACGCCTTGTTTCGAACGCGCTTTCGATGAGGCCAAAAAGGCCGACGAGCTGCTCGCCAAAGGCCAGTCGCTGGGCCCTCTGCATGGAGTTCCGATGACCATCAAGGATTCGATAGACACCGAAGGAGTCGTATCCACGGGAGGAACACAGGGACGCTCTCATTTCGTTCCGGAAAAGGATGCCACCACCGTGGCTCGTCTCCGGGGAGCTGGGGCCATTCTTCTGGGAAAGACCAATACGCCTGAATTCACCTTGGGAGGCGTATCCGGGTTGAATACCACTTCCAACATCCTTTTCGGCATGTCCCGGAACCCCTACAATACGAAGTTCTCCACCTACGGCTCCAGCGGTGGAGCGGGAGCGATCGTGGCGGCAGGAGGCTCCGGTTTCGATATCGGCAGCGACTTCGGAGGCAGCATTCGCTCTCCGTCCCATGCCAATGGCGTCGCCGGTCTCAAACCGACCACTGGTCGCGTCCCGCGCACTGGCCACATCGTCGACTACGGCGGGATGTTCGACTCCTACCAGCAGCTTGGGCCTATGTGTCGAAAAGTGGAAGACATCATCACCTTGATGCCGATCATCTCCGGTCCCGACCACCTTGACGCCATCATCCACGACGTGCCCATGACCGATCCGTCCACGGTCGATATTTCAAAGCTTCGCGTGGCCTACTACCTGCAGCAGGGCGCTGGTGGCATGCGGGCGACGTCCGAGGTTCGCGACGTCGTGCTAAAAGCTGCCAGAGCCATGGAAAACGCAGGCTGTCCGGTTTCCGAGGATACGCCGCCTCGCATTTTGGAAGCGATCGACATTCGCAGCGAGCTCCGCAACGCGGATGGCAATGCCTGGCAGGAGCGCTTGACCAAGAGGTACGGCACCATCGTGCCCGGCCCTTCGCGTCGCTTCGACTACCCGCTGGTGCCCATGCCCCGCGTAACCGAGCTGCTGGAGCTTCAAGACGAGATAAAGAGCGAAATCCTCACCTTCATGGAGGACTACGACATTCTGCTCTGTCCGGTGCGCGGTTTCCCGGTGAGCGAGATCGGCGACCCTCTGGACACGCGTTCCCATCCGGGAGGCAGCTTCACCGCGATCTACAACGTCACTGGCTATCCCGCCGGAGTTATCAGAGGTGGCACCGACAGCAATGGCGTTCCGATCGGCTTCCAAGTCGTTGGTCGCCCATGGGCGGACGGCGTCGTCATGGCAGCCATGTCCTATCTCGAGTCTCAGCTTGGTGGATACATCAAGCCCAATCTTTGA
- a CDS encoding amidase, protein MYPLSPDNHTDRRRFLQKTGLGAIALGIGFPQIVKSASSKNGGLSIESSATKLAEAVKSGSISSVELVQDYLSRISEVNPAINAVVATCPERALVEAKEADAAIASGSPVGPLHGVPFTIKDSLDTEGVVSTAGTLGHATRIPDKDATVVARLRAAGAILIGKTNTPEFTLGGGGKGTFNLVYGQTFNPHNIAHSPSGSSGGAGAIVSACGSAFDIGSDFGGSIRGPAHANGICGIKPTTGRVPRTGHWPGYGGAFDAYQQLGPLTRYVEDLATILPIISGPDFRDAAVIPAKLGDPSGVSLSTLRVAYYFDNELSPPTPETRKLVADAVKLLKPKVASVTEDYHRGDQVVYPLRNQITDADGGAWLERLLAKSSTSKPSSGLMRRINGEPISTPEFTALLEKQDAFRSKMASWFSKYDIIVCPANASPSRRLDETSSSGGGGYTRVYNVTGWPAAVVRASEGPDGMPIGLQIVGRPFKEDNVLAVAYEIEKAFGGWKAPKLTGAEFNS, encoded by the coding sequence ATGTATCCGCTCTCGCCTGACAACCATACCGATCGCCGCCGTTTTCTTCAAAAGACTGGCTTGGGGGCTATCGCCCTCGGCATCGGCTTTCCGCAAATCGTCAAATCGGCAAGCTCGAAAAACGGCGGGCTCTCCATCGAAAGCTCAGCCACCAAGCTCGCTGAGGCGGTCAAATCGGGAAGCATTTCAAGCGTGGAGTTGGTTCAGGACTACCTGAGCCGCATTAGCGAAGTAAACCCAGCCATCAACGCGGTGGTGGCCACCTGTCCCGAGCGAGCTCTAGTAGAAGCGAAAGAAGCGGACGCGGCTATCGCTTCAGGTAGCCCAGTCGGGCCGTTACACGGAGTTCCTTTCACCATCAAGGACTCGCTCGACACGGAGGGGGTTGTATCCACCGCGGGAACACTCGGCCATGCCACTCGTATTCCAGACAAAGACGCTACCGTAGTGGCGCGTCTGCGGGCTGCCGGGGCCATATTGATCGGAAAAACGAATACGCCTGAATTCACCCTCGGCGGCGGGGGAAAAGGTACGTTTAACCTCGTCTACGGGCAAACCTTCAATCCGCACAACATCGCCCACTCCCCCAGTGGTTCGAGCGGCGGAGCGGGAGCCATCGTTTCTGCCTGCGGATCGGCATTCGATATCGGAAGCGACTTTGGCGGCAGCATTCGCGGCCCTGCTCACGCCAATGGCATCTGCGGCATCAAACCGACCACCGGTCGCGTGCCCCGAACCGGCCATTGGCCAGGGTACGGAGGAGCCTTCGACGCCTATCAGCAGCTGGGCCCGCTCACTCGCTACGTGGAAGACCTCGCCACCATTCTACCCATCATCTCCGGTCCCGACTTTCGCGACGCAGCAGTGATACCGGCTAAGTTAGGCGACCCTTCGGGCGTTTCGCTTTCCACGCTTCGCGTCGCCTACTATTTCGACAATGAGCTGTCCCCGCCTACTCCGGAAACGCGTAAACTGGTGGCGGACGCCGTCAAGCTGCTAAAACCCAAGGTCGCCAGCGTGACCGAAGACTATCATCGAGGCGACCAAGTCGTCTATCCGCTACGCAACCAGATCACCGATGCCGATGGCGGGGCTTGGCTCGAGCGCCTGCTCGCGAAATCAAGCACGAGCAAACCCTCCTCTGGTCTTATGCGTCGCATCAACGGAGAACCCATTTCCACTCCAGAGTTCACCGCGCTGCTCGAAAAGCAGGACGCCTTTCGTTCGAAGATGGCGTCATGGTTTTCCAAATACGACATTATCGTCTGCCCGGCGAACGCCTCCCCTTCCCGTCGCTTGGACGAAACCTCCAGCAGCGGAGGCGGCGGCTACACGCGTGTCTACAATGTCACCGGTTGGCCAGCGGCGGTCGTTCGCGCCAGTGAAGGCCCGGATGGCATGCCCATCGGCCTACAGATCGTCGGCCGCCCTTTCAAAGAGGACAACGTCCTAGCGGTCGCGTACGAGATCGAAAAGGCCTTTGGCGGCTGGAAAGCCCCGAAACTCACCGGAGCGGAGTTCAATTCTTAA
- a CDS encoding amidase family protein — MRLNYLSLAFILALQIGLSASSLRAESIDLANATIEDINKAFDAGTLTSEKLVQMYLDRIEAYDKEGPAINAMIYVDPKALEFARELDKERAEKGPRSTIHGIPFILKDLFDAEGQPTTAGFVGLEGSMPWRDGWVAKKLRENGGIILGKTNMNDWFARAPWGASTLGGQTLNPYALEYVPGGSSSGSGAGIAAAFAQVSFGSETGVSIRNPTSENNLVGLAPTLGLVSRTGMIMNALTHERGGPMSRSVYDLAATLEAVAGFDPEDLVTMASRGHVPEGGYVQFVDPESGLQGARIGVLRDMFRSGEIHEEATALIETAIEQIEEAGATVIDPLSTGLPLLSLATNTRVSAWEKKAATDYYLSGLGPNARYKNMTEMIDANPDHLERLRERDQVDDLDFNGPYLSRLKNREMMGEALIRLMDEYQLDALVFPFKTLPASKIADGWSNREGDNALSSQTGFPGLLVPAGFTEENLPIAIEFLGRPFSEPTLIKLASGYEAVSKNRKLPENTPPLKGQTISY; from the coding sequence ATGCGTCTAAACTATCTATCACTCGCCTTCATTCTCGCCCTTCAAATCGGCTTGTCCGCATCCTCGCTACGGGCCGAATCCATCGACCTCGCCAACGCGACGATCGAGGATATCAACAAAGCCTTCGATGCCGGCACGCTCACCTCCGAAAAGCTGGTGCAAATGTACCTCGACCGCATCGAAGCGTACGACAAAGAAGGCCCCGCGATCAACGCCATGATCTACGTCGATCCGAAGGCTCTGGAATTCGCTCGCGAACTGGATAAGGAAAGAGCGGAAAAGGGTCCTCGCTCTACGATTCACGGAATTCCCTTTATTCTTAAAGATCTCTTCGATGCCGAAGGGCAGCCGACCACAGCTGGATTCGTTGGACTTGAGGGTTCCATGCCATGGCGCGATGGATGGGTCGCCAAAAAACTCCGTGAAAACGGCGGCATCATTCTGGGAAAGACGAACATGAACGACTGGTTCGCCCGCGCTCCCTGGGGTGCGAGCACGCTCGGCGGTCAAACCCTCAACCCCTACGCCCTCGAATACGTTCCCGGCGGCTCGAGCTCAGGCTCGGGAGCTGGCATCGCGGCGGCCTTCGCGCAGGTCAGCTTCGGCAGTGAAACCGGTGTTTCCATCCGCAACCCGACTTCGGAAAACAACCTTGTCGGGCTCGCGCCTACCCTCGGTCTGGTCAGCCGCACCGGCATGATCATGAACGCCCTCACCCACGAGCGTGGCGGTCCCATGAGCCGCAGCGTCTACGATCTCGCGGCCACCTTGGAAGCGGTCGCTGGCTTCGATCCCGAGGATCTGGTTACGATGGCCTCCCGCGGTCATGTTCCAGAAGGTGGATACGTCCAGTTCGTCGATCCCGAAAGTGGTTTGCAAGGGGCTCGCATCGGGGTGCTCCGCGATATGTTCCGCTCTGGAGAGATCCATGAGGAAGCCACAGCTTTGATCGAAACTGCTATCGAGCAGATCGAAGAAGCCGGCGCCACCGTGATCGACCCGCTCAGTACTGGATTGCCGCTGCTTAGCCTCGCTACCAATACCCGCGTTTCCGCATGGGAAAAGAAAGCGGCCACCGACTACTACCTTTCCGGTCTCGGCCCCAACGCCCGATACAAAAACATGACGGAGATGATCGACGCCAACCCGGATCATCTGGAGCGACTCCGCGAGCGGGATCAAGTGGACGACCTAGACTTCAACGGTCCCTACCTGAGCAGACTCAAAAACCGCGAGATGATGGGCGAAGCCCTGATCCGATTGATGGACGAGTACCAGCTCGACGCTTTGGTGTTCCCTTTCAAAACACTGCCCGCATCGAAGATCGCCGATGGCTGGAGCAACCGGGAGGGTGACAATGCCCTCTCCTCCCAAACCGGATTTCCCGGCCTTCTTGTGCCAGCTGGTTTCACGGAGGAAAACCTTCCGATCGCCATCGAGTTTCTCGGACGTCCCTTCAGCGAGCCTACCTTGATCAAATTGGCTTCCGGATATGAAGCGGTATCCAAAAATCGGAAACTTCCCGAAAACACTCCGCCCTTGAAAGGGCAAACAATCTCCTACTAG
- a CDS encoding amidase family protein, producing MSNTEGLLTVALLAAALPCLAYAKTVDLSNATIDDINAAFDAGTLTSEELVKRYLARIEAYDQKGPAVNSIIAIAENALERARELDKERAESGPRSPLHGIPFVAKDTVDTIDAPTAGGCIGLANTFPLDDSTVVRKLKDAGAILLAKGNLDEFNRGSQGLSSLGGQVLNPYDLSRNPGGSSAGPGVAVNCGFATLGIATETGASIRSPASNNSLVGFAPSQGLISRAGLIAISYTQDRAGAHAKSVKDAAIMASYMRGFDAEDLFTHAQLGVVSDSPYTDFLDPEGLKGARVGVFRDLFRKGDQFQEINDLIDLEIVKIQEQGALVIDGLSIGMDIVKFFPLARASNHEFYEAYRAYIASRGDTVPYKSLEELYESGEYLDGMGPRYLRSIELGNVEYDDEYLARLKNRETLKTMIIELMDKHQVDVLVHPFKSLTAPPLGTGDRGPRDNPVSSVTGLPALVLPAGFNSEGLPISIELLGRPFSEPTLFKLGYAYEQATQHRKAPESTPPLPGEAITY from the coding sequence TTGTCGAATACTGAAGGACTCCTCACCGTCGCCCTTCTCGCCGCGGCGCTTCCTTGCCTCGCTTACGCGAAAACCGTCGACTTGAGCAACGCGACCATCGACGACATCAACGCCGCCTTCGACGCCGGTACGTTGACGTCAGAAGAACTGGTTAAACGCTACCTTGCCCGCATCGAGGCCTACGATCAGAAGGGGCCAGCGGTGAATTCGATCATCGCTATCGCTGAAAACGCCCTCGAACGGGCCCGGGAACTCGACAAGGAGCGGGCCGAGAGCGGGCCGCGCTCCCCTCTTCATGGCATTCCCTTCGTTGCAAAAGATACGGTCGACACGATCGATGCCCCCACCGCGGGCGGTTGTATCGGACTTGCCAATACCTTCCCACTCGACGACTCGACTGTAGTACGCAAACTGAAGGACGCGGGGGCCATTCTTCTGGCCAAGGGCAATCTTGACGAATTCAACCGCGGTTCCCAAGGCTTAAGCTCGCTGGGAGGCCAGGTCCTCAATCCCTATGATCTCTCTCGCAATCCCGGCGGCTCCAGCGCAGGGCCGGGAGTGGCGGTCAATTGCGGATTCGCCACGCTTGGAATCGCCACCGAAACAGGTGCCTCTATCCGAAGTCCCGCTTCCAACAACAGCCTTGTCGGCTTCGCTCCCAGTCAGGGGCTAATCAGTCGAGCTGGATTGATCGCCATTTCTTATACGCAGGACCGGGCGGGAGCCCATGCCAAATCGGTCAAAGACGCCGCCATTATGGCCAGCTACATGCGCGGTTTCGATGCCGAAGACCTTTTCACACACGCTCAATTGGGCGTCGTATCCGATTCGCCATACACGGATTTCCTCGATCCAGAGGGGCTCAAAGGAGCAAGGGTCGGGGTCTTCCGGGATCTGTTCCGCAAAGGCGATCAGTTTCAGGAAATCAATGATCTAATCGATCTGGAAATCGTAAAGATACAGGAGCAAGGAGCCCTCGTCATCGACGGTCTCTCCATCGGGATGGACATCGTCAAATTCTTCCCCCTGGCTCGAGCCAGCAACCACGAGTTCTACGAGGCCTATCGCGCCTACATCGCTTCGCGGGGCGACACGGTTCCCTACAAATCACTAGAGGAATTGTATGAATCTGGCGAATACCTCGACGGTATGGGTCCACGATACTTGCGCTCCATCGAACTCGGCAACGTGGAGTACGACGACGAATACCTCGCCCGTCTCAAGAATCGCGAAACGCTAAAGACCATGATCATCGAGCTGATGGACAAACATCAGGTCGACGTGCTGGTTCACCCATTCAAGTCGCTCACTGCCCCTCCTCTTGGCACGGGCGACCGCGGCCCCCGTGACAACCCGGTCAGCTCCGTCACAGGCCTCCCCGCCCTCGTCCTTCCCGCAGGTTTCAACTCCGAAGGACTCCCAATCTCCATCGAGTTGCTAGGTCGCCCTTTCTCCGAGCCCACTCTCTTCAAACTGGGATACGCTTACGAGCAAGCGACACAGCACCGGAAAGCGCCTGAAAGCACCCCACCACTACCAGGAGAAGCAATCACCTACTAG
- a CDS encoding asparaginase — MSTDLSTTKARAIQPFARSAATVCLAALMCSLSLRAQEIPSAYPVPGTELPNVRLVSLGGTISGTAKERLNITNYGAPRVDPQGWIDALPELALVANVTPEDQRQPEDRDQRGPTEQHWMKVAKRLQELATDDSVDGIVVTHGTNTMAETAFFMNLTVDIKKPVVFVGAQRPWTGLSGDGPVNMYNAVRVAAHSEATGKGVLQCMNQSIHAARDVTKTSAYRLHTFQSIDLGMMGVADPDIVKFYMEPTRKHTYLSEFNISELPETLPKVHIVYGYSDAAEFLIDALIENGVEGIVVDGTGAGSLSGYSDAVERAQEAGIVVVATARTRGGRVQETPRRLEANVVPGDNLPPEKARILLQLALTKTKDVSKISEIFVEY, encoded by the coding sequence ATGAGTACTGATCTTTCAACTACAAAGGCTCGCGCCATACAACCTTTCGCCCGCAGCGCCGCAACTGTCTGCCTGGCAGCGCTCATGTGCAGCCTATCTCTCCGAGCTCAGGAAATTCCTTCCGCCTACCCGGTTCCGGGTACCGAGCTGCCAAATGTACGACTCGTTTCCCTCGGAGGGACCATTTCCGGTACCGCCAAGGAACGTCTCAACATTACCAACTACGGAGCGCCACGCGTGGACCCTCAAGGCTGGATCGACGCTCTTCCAGAACTGGCGCTCGTGGCGAACGTTACACCAGAAGACCAACGGCAGCCAGAGGATCGTGATCAGCGGGGCCCCACGGAACAGCATTGGATGAAGGTCGCAAAACGTCTCCAGGAACTGGCTACAGACGACAGCGTTGACGGAATCGTGGTCACCCATGGGACCAATACCATGGCGGAAACTGCATTTTTCATGAACCTGACGGTCGACATCAAGAAACCGGTCGTCTTCGTGGGAGCTCAGCGTCCATGGACGGGACTGAGTGGGGATGGTCCGGTAAACATGTACAACGCGGTCCGCGTAGCAGCCCACTCTGAGGCTACCGGCAAAGGCGTACTGCAATGCATGAACCAAAGCATCCACGCCGCTCGCGATGTCACGAAGACCAGCGCCTATCGCCTTCATACCTTTCAATCTATCGACTTGGGCATGATGGGGGTCGCAGATCCGGATATCGTTAAGTTCTACATGGAGCCGACGCGCAAGCACACCTACCTGTCGGAGTTCAACATTTCGGAACTGCCCGAAACCTTGCCCAAGGTCCACATCGTCTACGGCTATTCGGACGCCGCCGAATTCCTCATCGACGCCCTCATCGAAAATGGTGTCGAAGGCATCGTCGTAGACGGCACTGGCGCCGGTTCCCTCAGTGGGTATAGCGACGCCGTGGAGCGTGCTCAGGAAGCTGGCATTGTAGTCGTCGCTACCGCTCGAACCCGAGGGGGGCGCGTTCAGGAAACGCCACGCCGCCTGGAGGCCAACGTGGTCCCTGGCGACAATCTTCCCCCTGAGAAAGCTCGCATCCTTCTCCAACTCGCCCTGACCAAAACCAAAGATGTATCCAAAATATCAGAAATATTTGTCGAATACTGA
- a CDS encoding type II asparaginase has product MKHHFLPKLALLFIAFLSGAAYAQDLPTVALFTTGGTIQSKGAHRQKLMEYGEGRVTPAELLADLPELKDIAIMEVHEISNVGSGSIGADHHLRLAKQITETLARDDISGAVVTHGTTTLEETAYFLQLTVKSEKPVIVVGAMRPFTAASRDGPFNLYNATRVAIEPTAVGKGVMIVLNDTIHSARFATKGHTYHVETFDSRDIGPIGYTDSDRVVFYRTPLVRHTANSEFDVMDLDELPKVDIVYGYQEASAAPIPALVEDGIDGLVLSSGSRNFGGEIKKAQAAGIIVVNSDRKGAGRVVLSDRRFSSGYITADNLNPQKSRILLRLALTKTSSLKEIQRIFNEY; this is encoded by the coding sequence ATGAAACATCACTTCCTTCCCAAACTCGCGCTCCTCTTCATCGCATTTCTTAGCGGGGCCGCTTACGCTCAAGATCTTCCAACCGTCGCTCTCTTCACCACCGGCGGTACCATTCAGAGCAAGGGCGCCCATCGTCAGAAACTTATGGAATACGGCGAGGGACGCGTCACTCCCGCCGAACTCCTAGCGGACCTTCCGGAGCTGAAGGATATCGCCATCATGGAGGTACACGAAATCAGCAACGTCGGCAGTGGCAGCATCGGAGCAGACCATCATCTTCGCCTCGCAAAGCAGATCACCGAAACCCTTGCTAGAGACGATATTTCAGGAGCGGTCGTAACCCACGGCACTACCACCCTTGAGGAGACGGCCTACTTCCTCCAGCTCACGGTGAAGTCCGAAAAACCGGTTATCGTCGTCGGAGCCATGCGTCCGTTCACGGCGGCGAGCCGCGACGGACCGTTCAATCTCTACAACGCGACGCGCGTCGCCATCGAACCAACCGCGGTCGGCAAAGGAGTTATGATTGTGCTCAACGACACCATCCACTCCGCCCGCTTCGCCACCAAGGGGCATACCTACCATGTGGAGACCTTCGACTCGCGTGACATCGGGCCGATCGGATACACCGACTCCGACCGCGTCGTCTTCTACCGAACTCCGTTGGTAAGGCACACCGCGAATAGCGAATTCGATGTGATGGACTTGGATGAGCTACCCAAAGTGGACATTGTCTACGGTTATCAGGAAGCCTCTGCCGCTCCCATCCCGGCGCTGGTTGAAGATGGCATCGACGGTCTCGTCTTATCGAGCGGATCGAGGAACTTTGGCGGCGAAATCAAAAAAGCCCAAGCGGCCGGAATCATCGTGGTAAACAGCGACCGCAAAGGAGCAGGTCGAGTGGTGCTAAGCGACCGGCGTTTCTCGTCCGGCTATATCACCGCCGACAATCTGAACCCCCAGAAGTCACGCATTCTCCTGCGTCTCGCCCTCACCAAAACCTCGAGCCTCAAAGAAATTCAACGCATCTTCAATGAGTACTGA